From Ailuropoda melanoleuca isolate Jingjing chromosome 8, ASM200744v2, whole genome shotgun sequence, a single genomic window includes:
- the LOC100482963 gene encoding folate receptor alpha isoform X1, translating to MAQRVTTQLLLLLLGVATVWAARPRTELLNVCMDAKHHKEKPSPEDELHKQCSPWKKNSCCFTNTSEEAHKDISYLYKFNWNHCGHMTPACKRHFIQDTCLYECSPNLGPWIQEVNQSWRKERILDVPLCKEDCQQWWEDCHTSYTCKSNWHKGWDWSSGYNRCPAGAACLPFHFYFPTSAALCNEIWSHSYQASNYSRGSGRCIQMWFDPAQGNPNEEVARFYALAMSAGAVPQGAEPLLLSLALMLQLWLLG from the exons ATGGCCCAGCGGGTGACAacacagctgctgctgcttctgctggggGTGGCCACAGTGTGGGCAGCCCGGCCCAGGACTGAGCTGCTCAATGTCTGCATGGACGCCAAGCACCACAAGGAAAAGCCAAGCCCGGAGGACGAGCtgcacaagcag TGCAGCCCCTGGAAGAAGAATTCCTGCTGCTTCACCAACACCAGCGAGGAAGCCCATAAGGATATTTCCTACCTGTACAAATTCAACTGGAACCATTGCGGACATATGACACCTGCCTGCAAAAGGCACTTCATCCAGGACACCTGCCTGTATGAGTGCTCCCCTAACCTGGGGCCCTGGATCCAGGAG GTGAACCAGAGCTGGCGCAAGGAGCGCATCCTGGACGTGCCTCTGTGCAAAGAGGACTGCCAGCAATGGTGGGAGGACTGCCATACCTCCTACACCTGCAAGAGCAACTGGCACAAGGGCTGGGACTGGTCCTCGG GCTATAACCGGTGCCCAGCGGgagctgcctgccttccttttcatttctacttCCCCACATCTGCTGCTCTGTGCAATGAAATCTGGAGTCACTCCTACCAGGCCAGCAACTACAGCCGGGGGAGCGGCCGCTGCATCCAGATGTGGTTCGACCCGGCCCAGGGCAACCCCAATGAGGAGGTGGCGAGGTTCTATGCCCTGGCCATGAGTGCTGGGGCCGTGCCCCAAGGGGCTGAGCCTCTCCTGCTCAGCCTGGCCCTGATGCTGCAGCTCTGGCTGCTCGGCTGA
- the LOC100482963 gene encoding folate receptor alpha isoform X2: MAQRVTTQLLLLLLGVATVWAARPRTELLNVCMDAKHHKEKPSPEDELHKQCSPWKKNSCCFTNTSEEAHKDISYLYKFNWNHCGHMTPACKRHFIQDTCLYECSPNLGPWIQEVNQSWRKERILDVPLCKEDCQQWWEDCHTSYTCKSNWHKGWDWSSGYNRCPAGAACLPFHFYFPTSAALCNEIWSHSYQASNYSRGSGRCIQMWFDPAQGNPNEEVARFYALAMSAGAVPQGAEPLLLSLALMLQFWLLG; the protein is encoded by the exons ATGGCCCAGCGGGTGACAacacagctgctgctgcttctgctggggGTGGCCACAGTGTGGGCAGCCCGGCCCAGGACTGAGCTGCTCAATGTCTGCATGGACGCCAAGCACCACAAGGAAAAGCCAAGCCCGGAGGACGAGCtgcacaagcag TGCAGCCCCTGGAAGAAGAATTCCTGCTGCTTCACCAACACCAGCGAGGAAGCCCATAAGGATATTTCCTACCTGTACAAATTCAACTGGAACCATTGCGGACATATGACACCTGCCTGCAAAAGGCACTTCATCCAGGACACCTGCCTGTATGAGTGCTCCCCTAACCTGGGGCCCTGGATCCAGGAG GTGAACCAGAGCTGGCGCAAGGAGCGCATCCTGGACGTGCCTCTGTGCAAAGAGGACTGCCAGCAATGGTGGGAGGACTGCCATACCTCCTACACCTGCAAGAGCAACTGGCACAAGGGCTGGGACTGGTCCTCGG GCTATAACCGGTGCCCAGCGGgagctgcctgccttccttttcatttctacttCCCCACATCTGCTGCTCTGTGCAATGAAATCTGGAGTCACTCCTACCAGGCCAGCAACTACAGCCGGGGGAGCGGCCGCTGCATCCAGATGTGGTTCGACCCGGCCCAGGGCAACCCCAATGAGGAGGTGGCGAGGTTCTATGCCCTGGCCATGAGTGCTGGGGCCGTGCCCCAAG